The Pseudomonas sp. R4-35-07 genome contains a region encoding:
- a CDS encoding sugar ABC transporter substrate-binding protein produces MKLPFAGRLLAVAVLAAASAALPLSSAFADDAAAKPKVGLVMKSLANEFFVTMQEGAKDYQQSHAADFDMITNGIKNETDTSAQIDIVNQMILAKVNAIVIAPADSKALVTVLKKASDAGIKVVNIDNRLDPDVLKSKKLDIPFVGPDNRKGSKLVGDYLAKQLAAGDKVGIIEGVPTTTNAQQRTAGFKDAMDAAGMKIVSTQSGNWEIDQGQKVASAMLSEYPDLKALLAGNDNMALGAVSAVRAAGKAGKVLVVGYDNIEAIKPMLQDGRVLATADQAAAQQAVFGIQNALKLVKGEKVDSIDGVIETPVELVLKK; encoded by the coding sequence ATGAAGCTGCCATTTGCAGGACGTCTTCTCGCTGTCGCTGTGCTTGCCGCCGCATCCGCTGCCCTGCCTCTCTCTTCTGCTTTCGCTGACGACGCCGCCGCCAAACCCAAGGTTGGCCTGGTGATGAAGTCCCTTGCCAACGAATTTTTCGTGACCATGCAAGAGGGCGCCAAGGATTACCAGCAATCCCACGCCGCTGACTTTGACATGATCACCAACGGCATCAAGAACGAAACCGACACCAGCGCGCAGATCGATATCGTCAATCAGATGATTCTGGCCAAGGTCAACGCCATTGTCATTGCACCCGCCGACTCCAAAGCGCTGGTCACCGTACTGAAGAAAGCCTCGGATGCCGGCATCAAGGTGGTCAACATCGACAACCGTCTGGACCCGGACGTGCTGAAAAGCAAAAAACTCGACATTCCCTTCGTCGGCCCGGACAACCGCAAAGGCTCCAAGCTGGTCGGTGACTACCTGGCCAAGCAACTGGCCGCGGGTGACAAGGTCGGTATCATCGAAGGTGTACCGACCACCACCAACGCCCAGCAGCGCACCGCAGGTTTCAAGGATGCGATGGATGCCGCCGGCATGAAGATCGTCTCCACCCAATCCGGTAACTGGGAAATCGACCAGGGCCAGAAAGTCGCATCGGCGATGCTGAGCGAATACCCGGACCTCAAGGCACTGCTGGCCGGTAACGACAACATGGCCCTGGGCGCGGTCTCCGCCGTCCGTGCGGCAGGCAAGGCCGGTAAAGTGCTGGTGGTGGGCTATGACAACATCGAAGCCATCAAGCCGATGCTGCAGGACGGTCGCGTGCTCGCAACCGCCGACCAGGCCGCTGCCCAGCAAGCCGTGTTCGGCATCCAGAATGCACTCAAGCTGGTCAAGGGCGAGAAGGTCGACTCCATCGACGGCGTGATCGAAACCCCGGTCGAACTCGTCCTCAAGAAGTAA
- a CDS encoding asparaginase, with protein MKSALKTFVPGALALLLLFPVAAQAKEVDTKTKLSNVVILATGGTIAGAGASAANSATYQAAKVGIEQLIAGVPELSQIANVRGEQVMQIASESINNDNLLQLGRRVAELADDKDVDGIVITHGTDTLEETAYFLNLVEKTDKPIVVVGSMRPGTAMSADGMLNLYNAVAVAGSKDARGKGVLVTMNDEIQSGRDVSKMINIKTEAFKSPWGPLGMVVEGRSYWFRLPAKRHTMDSEFDIKTIKSLPDVEIAYGYGNVSDTAYKALAQAGAKAIIHAGTGNGSVSSKVVPALVELRKQGVQIIRSSHVNAGGMVLRNAEQPDDKYDWVAALDLNPQKARILAMVALTKTQDSKELQRMFWEY; from the coding sequence ATGAAATCTGCATTGAAGACCTTTGTTCCTGGGGCGCTGGCCCTCCTGCTGCTGTTCCCGGTTGCCGCTCAGGCAAAAGAAGTCGACACCAAGACCAAGCTTTCCAACGTGGTGATCCTCGCCACTGGCGGCACCATTGCAGGGGCTGGCGCCAGTGCGGCCAACAGCGCCACTTACCAGGCCGCCAAAGTCGGCATCGAACAATTGATCGCGGGTGTTCCTGAGCTTAGCCAGATCGCCAATGTACGCGGCGAACAAGTGATGCAAATTGCTTCGGAAAGCATCAACAACGACAACCTGCTGCAACTGGGTCGCCGCGTCGCCGAATTGGCCGACGACAAGGATGTGGATGGCATCGTGATCACCCACGGCACCGACACCCTTGAAGAAACCGCCTACTTCCTCAACCTGGTTGAAAAAACCGACAAGCCTATCGTGGTGGTCGGTTCCATGCGCCCTGGTACCGCCATGTCGGCAGACGGCATGCTCAACCTGTACAACGCCGTTGCCGTCGCAGGCAGCAAGGACGCCCGGGGCAAAGGCGTGCTGGTGACCATGAACGACGAGATCCAGTCGGGTCGCGACGTGAGCAAGATGATCAATATCAAGACCGAGGCTTTCAAGAGCCCATGGGGTCCGCTGGGCATGGTCGTTGAAGGCAGATCCTACTGGTTCCGCCTGCCGGCCAAGCGTCACACCATGGATTCGGAATTCGACATCAAGACCATCAAGAGCCTGCCCGACGTCGAAATTGCCTACGGCTACGGCAACGTGAGCGACACTGCCTACAAGGCCCTGGCCCAAGCGGGCGCCAAGGCGATCATCCATGCCGGCACCGGCAATGGTTCGGTCTCGTCCAAGGTCGTTCCCGCGCTGGTGGAATTGCGCAAGCAAGGCGTGCAGATCATCCGCTCTTCCCACGTCAATGCCGGCGGCATGGTGCTGCGTAACGCCGAGCAACCAGACGACAAATACGACTGGGTCGCCGCCCTTGACCTGAACCCGCAGAAAGCGCGCATCCTGGCGATGGTCGCCCTGACCAAGACCCAGGACAGTAAAGAGCTGCAACGGATGTTTTGGGAGTATTGA
- a CDS encoding DUF1654 domain-containing protein: MAKPSSAAPAPPDAYQRLAIRVQKIINSTNAQKAKAALIFRLPDEPEDEWARLLEEIAENDNVTLAYRDDGGVQIFWVVPKED, encoded by the coding sequence GTGGCAAAGCCCTCCTCCGCAGCACCCGCACCGCCAGATGCCTACCAGCGCCTGGCTATTCGCGTCCAAAAAATCATCAACTCGACCAACGCGCAGAAGGCCAAGGCGGCGCTGATCTTCCGCCTGCCGGATGAGCCCGAAGACGAATGGGCGCGCTTGCTTGAAGAGATTGCGGAAAACGACAACGTCACCCTCGCCTACAGGGATGACGGCGGCGTGCAGATTTTCTGGGTTGTGCCGAAGGAAGATTGA
- a CDS encoding endonuclease codes for MSVRFFAVCCLLFAVTANAQAPRTFSEAKKIAWKLYAPQSTEFYCGCKYTGNRIDLKACGYIPRKNANRAARIEWEHIVPAWQIGHQRQCWQNGGRKNCTRHDDVFKRAEADLHNLVPSIGEVNGDRNNFSFGWLPVQSGQYGSCLTQVDFKAKKVMPRPSIRGMIARTYFYMSKQYGLRLSKQDRQLYEAWNKTYPVQAWERQRNQTVGCVMGRGNEFVGPVNLKACG; via the coding sequence ATGAGTGTCCGTTTTTTTGCTGTGTGCTGCCTGTTGTTTGCTGTCACCGCCAACGCCCAAGCCCCCCGAACCTTCAGTGAAGCGAAAAAAATCGCCTGGAAGCTCTACGCTCCGCAGTCCACCGAGTTCTATTGCGGCTGCAAATACACCGGTAACCGCATAGACCTGAAAGCCTGTGGCTACATCCCGCGCAAGAACGCCAACCGCGCTGCACGCATCGAGTGGGAACACATCGTGCCCGCCTGGCAGATCGGCCATCAGCGCCAGTGCTGGCAAAATGGCGGGCGTAAAAACTGCACGCGCCATGACGACGTATTCAAGCGCGCCGAAGCGGACCTGCACAACCTGGTGCCGAGCATCGGCGAGGTGAATGGCGACCGCAACAACTTCAGCTTCGGCTGGCTGCCGGTGCAAAGCGGGCAATACGGTTCATGCCTGACGCAAGTAGACTTCAAGGCCAAGAAGGTCATGCCGCGTCCGTCCATCCGTGGAATGATCGCGCGCACCTATTTTTATATGAGCAAGCAATACGGCCTGCGCCTGTCGAAACAGGATCGCCAGCTGTATGAAGCCTGGAACAAGACCTACCCGGTGCAAGCCTGGGAGCGCCAGCGCAACCAGACGGTGGGCTGTGTGATGGGCCGTGGCAATGAGTTCGTCGGCCCGGTGAACCTGAAGGCCTGTGGCTGA
- a CDS encoding SPOR domain-containing protein: MAIAVLALAGCGEGKPVDAPKAKPVVTQSQPQTGAIAAQEWDVWVGPPDHKLQAITDLTAWLLEHGFNFYIVKVDGKDQVLLGPFASKAEAEAKQTLLNEKMARAKKNDTVSEVIEHKATQ, encoded by the coding sequence ATGGCAATTGCGGTGTTGGCGTTGGCCGGATGCGGCGAAGGTAAACCTGTCGATGCGCCCAAGGCCAAGCCTGTCGTGACCCAAAGCCAGCCACAAACCGGTGCGATTGCCGCTCAAGAATGGGATGTATGGGTGGGCCCGCCGGATCACAAGCTGCAGGCGATCACGGACTTGACCGCCTGGTTGCTTGAGCATGGTTTCAATTTTTATATCGTCAAGGTCGACGGCAAGGATCAGGTACTGCTGGGCCCGTTTGCGAGCAAGGCCGAGGCTGAGGCCAAGCAGACCCTGCTCAACGAAAAGATGGCGCGGGCCAAGAAAAACGACACCGTGTCAGAGGTCATCGAACACAAGGCCACCCAGTAA
- the csrA gene encoding carbon storage regulator CsrA, with the protein MLILTRKVGESINIGDDITITILGVSGQQVRIGINAPKDVAVHREEIYQRIQAGLTAPDKNQTP; encoded by the coding sequence ATGCTTATACTCACCCGCAAAGTTGGTGAAAGCATAAACATCGGTGATGACATTACGATCACCATCCTGGGCGTTAGCGGCCAGCAAGTACGAATCGGCATCAACGCCCCCAAGGATGTTGCCGTGCACCGCGAGGAAATTTATCAGCGCATCCAGGCCGGCCTCACTGCGCCGGACAAAAACCAGACGCCTTGA
- a CDS encoding HAD family hydrolase, whose amino-acid sequence MSSRNPAVFSQRYRAFLFDMDGTLLNSIAAAERVWSRWAERHGLDVQAFLTTIHGARAIDTITRQALPGVDPEAEAAWITEAELNDVEGVVALAGAVAFLNRLPADQWALVTSAPKALALRRMQAAGIAMPAVMVTAEDVASGKPDPACYVLGAQRLGVPVQDCLVFEDATVGIRAAEAAGADVMVVTSTHLAPMATEHACIGGYEGLQVVREADGLLTLREKIDSQRVVF is encoded by the coding sequence GTGTCCAGTCGAAATCCAGCCGTATTCAGTCAGCGTTACCGTGCCTTCCTGTTCGATATGGACGGCACCCTGCTCAACTCCATCGCCGCTGCCGAGCGTGTATGGAGCCGCTGGGCTGAACGCCATGGGCTGGATGTGCAGGCTTTCCTGACGACCATTCATGGCGCTCGCGCGATTGATACGATCACGCGCCAGGCGTTGCCGGGTGTGGATCCCGAGGCGGAGGCGGCGTGGATTACCGAGGCTGAATTGAACGACGTCGAGGGTGTCGTGGCGCTTGCCGGTGCGGTCGCGTTCCTGAACCGCTTGCCGGCCGATCAGTGGGCACTGGTCACGTCTGCGCCCAAGGCACTGGCGTTGCGCCGAATGCAAGCGGCTGGTATTGCCATGCCGGCGGTAATGGTGACGGCCGAAGATGTCGCCAGCGGCAAGCCGGATCCTGCGTGTTACGTGCTTGGCGCTCAGCGCCTGGGCGTGCCGGTGCAGGATTGCCTGGTGTTCGAGGATGCGACGGTAGGTATTCGAGCAGCAGAAGCGGCGGGAGCGGACGTGATGGTAGTGACCTCGACGCACCTGGCGCCTATGGCGACTGAACATGCCTGTATCGGAGGATATGAGGGGTTGCAAGTGGTGCGAGAAGCGGATGGCCTGCTGACGCTGCGAGAAAAGATAGACAGTCAGCGTGTGGTTTTTTGA
- a CDS encoding DUF2790 domain-containing protein encodes MKRFALAFAALLATGSVFAADTASTAPVIHDQTGFFVHLDVAKILSSTDSYGQCGIVPAQLRYLDHQDREHVLDYRVQGTGCASDN; translated from the coding sequence ATGAAACGCTTTGCCCTCGCCTTTGCTGCGTTGCTCGCCACCGGCTCGGTATTCGCTGCCGACACCGCTTCAACCGCGCCCGTGATCCATGATCAGACCGGCTTCTTCGTCCACCTGGATGTCGCCAAGATTTTGTCCAGTACCGACTCCTACGGCCAATGCGGTATCGTCCCGGCACAACTGCGCTACCTGGACCACCAGGACCGTGAGCATGTGCTGGACTACCGCGTGCAGGGCACAGGTTGCGCCAGTGACAATTGA
- a CDS encoding heavy metal response regulator transcription factor yields the protein MNILVVEDEPKAGNYLLNGLQELGYSVSLARDGVDGLHQALETPFDVIVLDVMMPKMDGWEVLRRLRKEADTPVLFLTARDDIADRIKGLELGADDYLIKPFSFAELVARLRTLTRRGPTREEEHLHIADLQIDVLKRRVTRAGTRITLTNKEFALLHLFATHQDQVLSRSLIASRVWDMNFDSDTNVVDVAVRRLRLKIDDPFQLKLIHSVRGIGYRFDTQP from the coding sequence ATGAACATCCTCGTAGTCGAAGACGAACCCAAGGCCGGTAATTACCTGCTCAATGGCCTGCAGGAGCTGGGCTACAGCGTGAGCCTGGCCCGCGATGGCGTGGATGGTTTGCACCAGGCCCTGGAAACGCCGTTCGACGTGATCGTGCTCGACGTGATGATGCCGAAGATGGATGGGTGGGAAGTGCTGCGCCGCTTGCGCAAGGAAGCCGACACGCCGGTACTGTTTCTCACCGCCCGCGATGACATCGCCGACCGCATCAAAGGCCTGGAGCTGGGCGCCGACGACTACCTGATCAAGCCCTTCTCCTTCGCCGAGCTGGTCGCACGCCTGCGAACCCTGACCCGACGCGGCCCGACGCGAGAAGAAGAACACCTGCACATCGCCGACCTGCAAATCGACGTGCTCAAGCGCCGCGTCACCCGCGCCGGCACGCGCATCACCCTGACCAATAAAGAGTTCGCCCTGCTGCACCTGTTCGCCACCCACCAGGACCAGGTGCTGTCGCGCTCGTTGATTGCCTCGCGGGTATGGGACATGAATTTTGACAGTGACACCAATGTGGTCGACGTGGCCGTGCGGCGCCTGCGCTTGAAAATCGACGACCCATTCCAACTCAAGTTGATCCACAGCGTGCGTGGCATCGGCTACCGCTTCGATACCCAGCCATGA